The Deltaproteobacteria bacterium genomic interval TCGATTTACGGCGAGGGGGCTTTGGGGGCCGTCACGATTCGAACGAGTCGTGCACGCCGGGCAACGCGGGGGGGGGAAGTGTCGTACCGACAAAGCTACGACGGGAAGCGAGTCCTCGTGACCGGAGGCGGGGGCTCGATCGGAACCAACCTGGTGCGCGCTCTGGTCAAAGAGGGCGCGCGCATGGTCATCATCCTCGATGACTTCTCGGCCGCATACGAGTGGAACATTCCTTCCCAGGCCGGCGTCATGCTGGTCCGGGGCAGCGTCGCCGACGACGTCGCGCTGAAGCGCGTCTTCAACGAGAGCGTCGATCTCGTCTTCCACCTCGCCGCCTTCTTCGCGAACCAGAACTCGGTCGACTATCCCGAGCGCGATCTGATGGTGAACGGGATGGGCACCCTCAAGGTGCTCGAGTACTCGCGCCTGGCCCGCGTGCCGCGTCTCGTCTACGCGTCTTCGGGCTGCTCGATCTACGGCCACGAGGCCCCGCTGCCGCTGCGCGAAGACTACATGTCGATGCACCTGACGACGCCCTACCAGATCACCAAGATGCTCGGCGAACTGTACGCGAACTTCTTCTCCCACCACTACGACATGAAGATCGTGAAGACCCGGTTCTTCAACTCGTACGGGCCGGGCGAGGTCCCCGGCCAGTACCGCAACGTCATCCCCAACTTCATCTACTGGGCGATGATGGGAAAGCCGCTGCAGATCACCGGCAATCCCGACGCGACGCGCGATTTCTGCTACGTCGGCGACCTGGTCGACGGGCTGCTCCGGGCCGGCTACTTCGACGCGGCCGCAGGGCAGGAGTTCAATCTCGCCTCCGAGCGCGAGATCCGGATCGGAACGCTGGCGGAGATGATCAACGAGGCCACCGGGAACAAGGCCGGCGTGGAGATCGTCGCCAAGCGCAAGTGGGACACCAAGAACCGGCTGCTCGCCTCCGTCGACCGGGCGCGGAACCTGGTCGGCTACGAGCCTTCCACGCGGTTCGAGGACGGGCTCCAGCAGACGATCCGCTGGTTCCGCGACAATTGGGAGAACATCCGCCAGTGCGCCAGCTTCGGTCCGGGGGTCTCGTCCGCCGTCCGCTCCGTCGTCGGCCGATAGGTGTCTCCGTGAGCGCGCGGGCACCGAAGAAGATCCTGGTCGTATTCGGCACGCGGCCGGAGGCGATCAAGCTGGCGCCGGTCGTCAAGGCGCTCGAGGGTGAACCCGATCGATTCGCGGTAGTGAGCTGCGTCACCGGCCAGCACCGCGAGATGCTCGACGAGATGATCCGCGCGTTCGAGCTGCGCCCCCAGATCGATCTCGGCCTGATGAAGCCGGGTCAGACGCTTCCGGATCTGACCGCTCGCGCCATCACCCGGATATCGGAAGTGCTCGCCGAGGTGCGCCCGGACTTCACCATCGTCCAGGGCGACACCACCACGGCGATGACGGCGGCGCTCGCGAGCTTCTACGCGCGGGTGCCGGTTGGCCACGTCGAGGCCGGGCTGAGGACCGCGGATCGCTTCAATCCGTTCCCGGAGGAGATCAACCGGCGCATCGTCGGCACGGTCGCGGACGTCCACTTCGCTCCCACCCTTTCCGCAGCGCGCGCGCTACTCAACGAGGGCGTTGCGGCACGCGACGTTCTCGTCACCGGCAACACGGTGATCGACGCGCTGCTCATGGCCGCGGCGCGTGCCCCCGCCAACGAGCCCCGGTTCGGCCATCGTCCCCGCTACATCCTGGTGACCGCGCACCGCCGCGAGAGCTTCGGGATGCCCATCCGCCGCGTCTGCGAGGCACTGCGACGCATTGCCGCGCGGCATCCGGATCTGGCCGTCGTCTATCCGGTCCACCCGAACCCGGAGATCCGCGGACCGGTGCGCGAGCTCCTGGGACACGCCGAGGGCATCCATCTTCTCGAACCGCTCGGTTACCTCGACTTCGTCACCCATCTGCGTGGCGCGCACTTCGTCGTGACCGATTCGGGCGGCGTCCAGGAGGAAGCGCCCGCTCTCGGCAAGCCGGTCCTGGTGGTGCGCGACACCACCGAGCGGCCGGAGGCCGTTGAAGCCGGCGTCGCCCGCCTGGTCGGCACCTCCGTCCATCGGATCGTCGGCGCCGTCGACGAGCTGTTGACCCGGCCGGGCGTCTACGCGGGCATGGCGCGGGCAACGAATCCGTTCGGCGACGGCCATGCGAGCGCCCGGATCGTGAACGCGCTGAAGGCTCGCCTGTTCGAACACGCACTTCATCCGCGCGAGTTGGAGGTCAGTCCATGAACGTGCTCGTGCTCACCACGACGTTTCCTCCGGAAGTCCGCTCGGCGGCGCTGCTCATGTGGGAACTGGCCGAGTCGCTCGTCGGCCGGGGCCACCGCGTCACCGTCATCACCGCGCCTCCCGAGGGGAGCCATGGACGTCGAATCGGGCCGCTTCAGCTCCCCTACGTCGAGGAACGTTCCGGCGTGCGCGTCATCCGGATTCCAACCCTCGCCATCCATCGGACCCACGCCCCCGCCTTGTTCCGCGGCCTGGGACAGATTCTCAATGCGCTCGCCTACCTCATCGCCGCCCTGTGGGTGAAGAACGTGGACGTGAGCCTCGCGTACTCCCCGCCGCTCGCGCTGGGGATCGTCGGGGCGGTGCTGCACCGCGTGAAGGGAATCCCGCACGTCCTGAACGTGCAGGACCTGGTGCCGCAGTACGCGATCGACCTCGGCATCCTGAAGAACCGGACGCTGATCCGGATGCTCAAGTGGATCGAGAAGACCGTCTACCGCAACGTCCAGCAGATCACCGTGCACTCGCGCGGCAATGCCGAGTACATGGGCCGCGAAGGGGTTCCGGCCGCGAAGGTGGCGGTCGTGCCGAACTGGGTCGACACGCGCCTCATCCAGCCGAAGTCGCGCGAAACCCGGTACCGCGAGAAAGCCGGGCTGCAGGGAAAGTTCGTGGTCCTCTTCGCGGGAATGCTCGGGTTTGCGCAGGACCTCGATACCGTCGTCGAAGCCGGCACCTTCCTGAGAGCGCATCCCGACATCGTCGTGCTGATCGTCGGCGAAGGCGTCGAGAAGGGACGGCTGCGGGAAAAAGCGCGCCGCCTCGGCCTGGACAACATCCGCTTCATGCCCGCCGTGAGCAGCGGCGAGTATCCGGAGGTCGTCGCCTCCGCCGACCTGTGCCTGGCGACGCTGCAGAAGTCGCTGCTTTGCCCGGTGGTTCCGTCGAAGCTGCTCGGTTACATGGCCGCGGGTCGGCCCATCGTCGCCAGCTTCCCCGATGGCGGGGACGCGCCGCGCGTCGTGCGCGACGCGAGCTGTGGAGTTTGCGTGCCTCCCGGCGAACCGGAGCAGCTGGCGATGGCGATCATCGACGCGTCGATGAGCCCGGAAAAGGGTCGCGTGCGCGGACAGAACGGCCGGCGATTCGTCGAGACGCACCACGACCGCGACGTTGTGATGGCGCTGTACGAGTCCATCCTCGAGCAACTGCTCGATATCGCCGACGAGCCCGCCCTTCCGGCCGAGCGACACCTCGAAAAAACGGCACCGCTCGGCTAGCCGCTAGCTCACCTAAGGTGCGGTTTTACGGCCACTATTTGCCCGGTGCCGGCCCCGGTCGCGCCGCTTGGTCGCCATCGCCTCGACTGTAACTTTCGCGGCGCGTCAAATGTTCGGCGCTTTACATGAGCACCCTCGACGGGCGACTCTCCGACCCCCTTCCTCGCCGCCCTGGGGGCCGACGTGCAGCCCAACAAAAAGGTTTTCGTCATTGGCGCAGGCACCGCTTTGCTCGCCGCAAGCCTGCTCGCGCCATCCGCGGCTCGGGCGTATCGGGCATGGGAGGTGGAACGCAGGCAAGCGCTGATCGCGGCGGCCATCGACGCCGCGCGTCGGGGCGACGATTCGCTTCCGTCGATTCCGCTCGCCGACCCGGACGCCCAGGTCGCCGGCTCCAGCGACGGCGTCACGGACTCAGCGGATCCCGAAGCGGGCGAGCGCGACGACGCGGCGCTGCGCGCAGCTTACGTCGCCGCCGAGCTCGGTATCCGGACGCCGCAATTCAACGCCGAGCTCGGTCGCATCGCGCAGCAGGAGACGCAGCGTTGGCTCGGCCTCGGCAACGACGCCTCGGTCGCTCCCACCGACCAGGACCCCTTCGCAGTGAGTCCCACCGTCCAGGGCAACGCTCCGTGGCGCTCGATGGGCCCGTACTGGGCGCGCACGCAGTTCAACGGCACCTACTACGCCGCAGCCGACACGGGCCGCGTGATGACCATCAAGGTCCATCCGACCAACGCGAACCTCGTCTACATCGGCACCTCCGGCGGCGGGATCTGGAAGAATGCCAGCTTCAACAACAGCAGCCAGGCCGCGGGATCGACACCGACCTGGGTGCCGCTCACCGATTCGCTGGGGTCGCTCGCCATCGGCGCCTTCGACATCGCGCCCAGCAATCCGAGCGTGCTCTATGTCGGGCTTGGCGACGCCTCCGACCAGCAGTTCGGCGGATGGGCGAAGAGCGTCGACGGGGGCACGACCTGGACCACCGCGCAGATCCTCACCGCGGTGCACCCGGCCGACAACGTGACCGTCTTCGCGCAGCAGGTGCGCGAGGTGACCGCCGATCCCAACGACGCCAACCACGTCTTCTTCACCACCGATGCCGGGCTCTTCGTCACGACCGACGGCGGCGCGACGTTCACCATCGCGACTCTTCCCAAGTCGGCCCCGTATACGACGTCGCGCGAGGGCACCTGGTCGATCGCCTGGCTGGGCGGAACGAGCTGGATCGCCAGCGGTGTATATGCCTGCCCCGGTTTCAACGGGCCCAACAGAGCGCTGCAGATCATCGGCGCGACGGTCTGTCCCGCCCCGAACCAGACAGTGCCGGGGAACCTGGGCGACATCTGGCGGTCGTCGGACAACGGGGTGACCTGGACGTCGGTCCGCGACTCCGGCCAGCTCGCCACCCTCATTTCCGCGGCCGGCGCGTCGGGTATCGGCCGCATGGATGTGACGGTCGCGCCGGCGACGGATCCGGCCACCGCGCGGGTCTATGCGCTGGCCGGATCACAGAACGAGAACACCGGCAACAGCTCGACGATCGGGATCGTCCGCAGCGACGATGGCGGCGGGACCTGGACGTTGAAGGCGCGCGTCTCCGCGCCGGCGACGGTGTTGCTGAACCCGACCAGTCGCAGCACCGATTGCACGAACATGAATCTCGGTCACGGGCAGTCGTATTACGACCTGGCGATCGCGGTCGATCCGGGAAATCCGGATCGGGTGATCGCGGCGGGCGATTTCTGCAGCGTGCGCACCCGCGACGGCGGCGCAACCTGGGAGAATACCAGTCACTGGCTTCCCAGCAGCGGCCGCGGCACCACGAGCCGCGGCATGCCTCCCATGATCAGCGGTCCGCTCCCCTACGCGCATGCCGACTGGCACACGGCCCTGGTCAGCCGCGTCGGCGGCCAGGCAGTCGTCTTCGGAGGGAGCGACGGCGGCCTCTTTGTCTCGCGCGATCTCTTCGACCGCGACTTCGGCGAGCAGGTGCATTGGGACTTCCCCGATTACGGAATCACCACGCACCTCATGTATTCGGTGGGGTCGGGAGATCCCACCACCGGCAACCCGTCGTTGCTCTATTCGGGCCTGCAGGACAACGGGACACGCTGGCTGCTCAACAGCGACGACGAGGGGATCGCCACCTCCGTCGAGCTGAAGGTCTGGGACCAGCTCATCGGCGGCGACGGCATCGGTACGGCGGTCGCTCTCGACCCCACAGGAAAGAATCCGACGCTCTGGGCCTCCGTTCAGGGCTCGCGCCGGTTCTGTCGGCCCCGCGCGCGCGACTGCGGCAAGGCCACGCGCGTGGAGCGAGGCACCGAGCGGAGCAACTGGCTTGCGCTCCAGCCCCTGGGCGACGTCGAGCCGTTCTTCATCCGCTATGCCGATCTCGGGGACGGCTGGGTGCTGAGCGCGTCGAACCAGAACCTCTGGCGTTTCCGCCCCACTGACGACGACGCCGTCCTGTCGGTGCGCCTCACAACCTCGCCGCCCGGCGTCCCGAGCATCACGGGTTGCGGTTCGACGGCGGCGCGGACCGTCCGCGGCATCGGCCCGACCGCCTCGCCGCCATACACGTTGGACGGAGTCTCGGCGCGGCTCTACGGGTTGCCGCTGAACTCCGGCTGCTTCGCGGTCGTCACGGACAAGACCCAGCTCGGCGGAACGCTCGCGACGACCACCGTCGGCGTGCCTGTCTCGCTCCGGGCCAACGATGCGAACGGCAATACCGTCCTCGTTTCCTTCACCAGCTCGTTGGCGTTCCCGCGCAATGCATCGAGCCTGGGCGGAACCGATCCCCGGCAGTCGTTCGTCGTCTCCAGCAACGCTCCCGCGGGACTCGATGCCAATTCATTCGCGGTGATTCCGCTTCCGGCCGAGGTCGGGCGGATCTTCAAGACCACCGACGGCGGCAACACATGGATTCCGTTCCACGGCAACGGGACCAGCGATCTTCCCAACGTCCCCGTCTACGTCGTGCGCTACGACTACAGCGACACCACCGACCAGACTCTCTACGCGGGCACCGAGCTGGGCCTCTATCGTACGACCGACGGCGGCGAGACCTGGGCGCGGGTCGGCATCGGCCTGCCGCTGGTGCGGATCACCGACGTCTACATCTCGAAGAACGGCAGCGACGTGCGCGCCTCCACCTTCGGGAGAGGGATGTGGGAGATCCACGTCGGCAGCGAGGCCACGCAGATCGCCGGCAGTGGCGATTACGACCGCAACGGCGTGATCGACTGGTTCGATCTGTCGGCGCTGGCGACGCGGATGGGTGTCGCGCCGCTGGGCAATCCTCCGTTGTCCAATCCGCCCACCGCGCCTTGGTACGACAGCAACCTCGATCTCGGCGGCGCGAATCCCGCCCTCATCCAGGAGGACGACCTCACCGCCCTCCTCGCCAAATTCGGGAGCACGCCGTGACCCACCGCATCGCAAGTCCATCCATCCGGATCGTGCTGACGTCGGCCGTCGCGGTGCTCGCGGCATGCGGAGGCGGCGAGAAGGCGAACCCCGATACCGCGACGGTGACGGTGACGAGCACCAGCGGCTCCCCCCACGGCCTCCTGGTGACGATGGCGCGCACGGCGACCGCCGGCCAGCCGACTGCGGTGACGATCCTGGCATTCAATCCTTCCGGCGGGGCCTTCGCCGGGTACAAAGGCACCGTCACGCTGACCACCGACGATAAGGCCGCGTCGGTGCCCGCGCCGTTCACGTTCACGGCCGCCGAGCGCGGACAGAGGACCGTTCAGGTCACGTTCAGGACGGCGGGCCTCCACGTCCTCCAAGCCACCGACGAGAACGCCGCGACGGACACCGGCTTTACCGTGGTGGCTTCAGCGGCCGCGGCATCGCTGGCGCTGGAGGGCATTCCGGCGGCAAAGGCGGCGGGAGACACGTTCGCGGTGACGGTCGCCGCGCGCGACGCGTTCGGGAACACGGCGACGGGCTACCGAGGCACGCTGCGATTCAGCAGCAGCGACGCTGCCGCGGTCCTTCCTGTCGATGGTGCCTTCAACTCCGTGGACAGTGGCCGGAAATCGTTCGCCCTCTCCTTCCGGACGCAAGGAGCGCAGACGTTCACGGTGCGGGACACCGCCGTCTCCGGGCTCATGGTGACCTCGGCGGCCATCGCCGTGCGGTCCGGAGCGGCCGCGCGCATCCAGCTCCGCCTCAGCGGCAGCTTCAAGGTCGACGATCCGCACACCCTGACGGCGCAGTTCGGCGACGCTTTCGGCAATGCGGTGACCAATTTCGCCGGCACCATCTCCTTCGCGACCTCGGATCTGGCGGCGCCCTCCATCCCCAATGCCGTCCTCACGGGCAGCGAAGGGGGCGTGGCGACGGTGGGGAACATCCGCTTCTACACCGCCGGGCTGCAATCGATCGTGGCGACCTCAGGCTCGGCCACGGGAAGCATCGAGCTTGCGATCTCCAATGCACCGGCACAGGCCTTGTTGCTTTCGCGCGCTCCGTCCGCGGTGATGGCCGGCGAGCCGTTCGGCTTGAGTGTCCGCGCGGTCGACCTCCACGGCAATCTCGCCGTCGACTACGGCGCGTCGGTATCGTTCAATTCCACCGACATGTTTGCCCGCCTTCCCGCGCCCGGACCGCTCTCGCAGGGAACCCGCGATGTCGCCGTCGCGCTGGCGAAGGCCCCGGCCGGATCGATCTCGGTCACCGACGGAGCATTGTCGGGATCAACCGGCCAGATCACGGTGGAGCCGGGCGACGTCGTCACCTTTGCGCTCCAAGGCACCGTGACGGCCACCGCCGGAGCACCCGCGGACGTGACGGTCGTGGCATATGACGGCTTCGCAAACACGGCGACGGCCTTCCGCGGCGCCGTCACCTTCAACTCGACCGACGCGAAATCCGACCTGCCCGCGGTATACACGTTCACGCCCGCGGATGCCGGCCAACACGGGTTCCAGATCACGTTCAAGACCGCCGGGGCGCAGGGGCTCACGGTTGCGAGCGGCGTCCCGTCCGGCTCGATGAGCTTCACCGTGGCCGCCGCCGGAGCGGTATCCTGCGCCGTCTCGCAATTCCCGGCCACCGCTCCGGCGGGCTCGCAGGTCCCGCTGCGCGTCACCGTGTACGATTTGTTCGACAACGTCTCGACGGGCTTCGCGGGCGTCGTGCAGCTCACTTCCAGCGACGCGCGGGCGCAGCTTTCGCCGGCCTCGGCCTTCGACCCTTCGAGCAACCGCGGCTCCCGCGTGTACAGCGCGCGCCTGCTCAGCGCCGGACCACAGACGGTGACGGCAGCCGAGTCGACCAACACATTCTCGTGCCAGGCGACCGTGACGATCGACGTCGGCCGGGCGCAGTTCGTGATCACGTTGCCCGTGGACGTCAACGCCGGCGCCGATGCGACCGGAACCGTCACGGTGAAGGACGGATTCGACAACGTCCTCACCGACTATGCCGGCGCGGTGACGTTCACGAGCAGCGATTCCCTCGCGACGAGGCCAGCCGATGTGACGTTCGATGGGACCCAGGGTGGCTCGGTGACGATCAGGGCCAGGTTCATTTCACTCGGCGTGCAGAGTCTCACGGCCGCGCAGATCGGCGACGTGACGATCACCGGCAGCGCGACGACCAACGTGCACGGATTCGTCTACACGGATCCGGCGGCCGGCGGGAAGGTCCGCCTCGTCCTGAACGCCGCGAGCTCCACTCCGGCCGCCGTGCAGCTCGACCTCGTCGCGGGCAACGGATTGGTGGCCGCCTACGGCGCCGGATTCAACCTTCCGCTCGCCGGAGACCGCGCCGTGGCGGGCACCCCGCTGCTCGTCGAGCCTGCCGCGGTCGCCGGCGTCACGAACTTCGCGCTCGGCATTGCTCCGAAAGCGGTCGCCGCGGCCCTGCCGACGTCCGGGCCTGCCGCGGGCACGCTGTTGACCGGGGTCAGCCAGAAGGCTTCGGGCGCGGGAGCGAAGACGACGGACACCACGTTGACCGTCGGCGCTGTGATGTACTCCGTCCGGTTGGAGCTCGCTTCCAACGCGACGACCGGCACGATCTTCGACGGCAACGCGTTGCCTGTCGGTTACCGCGCCGCCGTCCGCGATCGGCTCGGGAAAGACATTGCGGAAATGGCGGACTTCGCGATCGGCCAGCTCGCCGTCCGCTGAGACGAAATGTCGAAGGCGCGCCGGCCGATGCAGCCAAGGCGCAGTGCGTCTTGACGCGGAGCCGCCGAGTCCTAGGGTACGCGCCGCAGACCATCACGGCCTGTGAAGGGGGATGTCATGGCATCGGACTCCGCTCTGTTCATTGGCTGGAGATTGCCCGTCGTCGGACGTGAAGCGGACGCGCTGGAAATGTTCGGATCGTTCGTTGGCTACCTGGGGAAGCAGCAGGCTACGGGGACGGTGGACTCGTTCGAGCCATGCCTCCTCTCGCCACACGGCGGCGATCTGGACGGCTTCATCATCGTCCGTGGAGATCGTGCCAAGCTCTCCGCGCTGCGGTACTCCGACGAGTTCGAAGAGCTCGTCTCGAAGTGCCTGCTCAGCGTCGACGGCTTCGGCGTGGTCGACGCGTACGTTGGGGATGGCGTCGGCGTGCAGCTTCAGCGCTACGCGAAGAACGTGCGCCGCTGACCTGGCGCAAGCCGGACGTCAGCTCGGCTGTCCCGAGAGGATTGCGCGCGCGGCATCCACCGCTTCGTGCGTTCCGGCAAGCGCGAGCACGTCGTCGACGCGCAATTCCTCGTGGCCGGTGGGAACCAGGACACCTTCAGGATCCCGCGCGATGGCGAGCACGGTTGCGCCGGTGGCGCCGCGGAGGTTGAGACTTGCCAGTGTCCGACCGACGGCGGGGCTCCCCGCGGAGAGCGTGAACCGTACCGGGGATCCGAGGCCCGGCAGGACTTGCGCGACCTGCCGCTCGGTATCGCCATCGGCGGGGGGCGCGCCGCGCGCCTGCGAGAATGCGGCAGCGAGCACTTGCGCTCCGGCCCGGACGTGCCCTTGCAGCTGCGTCACCGAAAGCCAGAGCCGGACTCCGAGAAAGAGAAATGCAGCGGCGAAGAGGATGAGCGTCGGACCCATGGGAAGAAAAGCCCGCGCGACGGCGAAGAGCGGCAGGCCCAGCGCGACCGCAGCGACGAGCTGGAGGGAGACGATCAGCGCACGCCGCGGCGCCGCCGCCAGATCGACCCTTCCCGGAGCCCCTTCGGGCAAGGCTTGCGTGGCGAGCGCGAGGGCCAGCGCGCCGACGAGCCTGACGATCCCGACGAGAAAAGGCGCCGAGAGGGCGATGGCCACTGCCATCGCCACGATCTCCGCCGCAATGGCACCGAGGCCCGCCCGCNNNNNNNNNNNNNNNNNNNNNNNNNNNNNNNNNNNNNNNNNNNNNNNNNNNNNNNNNNNNNNNNNNNNNNNNNNNNNNNNNNNNNNNNNNNNNNNNNNNNNNNNNNNNNNNNNNNNNNNNNNNNNNNNNNNNNNNNNNNNNNNNNNNNNNNNNNNNNAGGCACGGATCATCCAGGGCGTCGTCAACGCCGTCACCGCCGAGACGCTCACCGCCACCGGGTAGAGGAAGTCGCGCACCGCTCCCGTCGACACGCCAAGCTGCGCGATGAGAAAGGAGAACTCGCCGATCTGCGAAAGGCTCATGCTGGCGGCGATCGAGGTGCGCACGCCGGCGCCGGTGAGGAAGGCCGGGATCGAGACGCCGATCATCCTCCCCGCGACCACCACCCCCGAGAGCACGAGGATGGGAATCCAGTTCGCGCGCACCAGCGCCGGGTCGATGAGCATGCCCACGGAGACGAAGAAGACCGCGGCGAAGAGGTCGCGCACGGGCTCCAGCAGGTGCTCGATCCGCGGTCCTTCGCCCGATTCGGCGACCAGTGAGCCGGCGACGAAGGCACCGAGCGCGACCGAGTAGCCGAAGCGCTGTGCAAGCAGGGCGAAGGCGAAGCAGATTCCCACGCAGGCGATGGCGGTCGTCTCCGGCCGGTCCAGCTTCAGCACCGCCCGGACCAGGCGCGGGACGACGAGCGCGCCGGCAGCGCCGACCACGGCGAGGAAGAGGCCCAGGCGGCCCGCGGTGGTGGCCACCTGCGCCGCGGTCAGCTTCCCGGCGGCGAGCGTCGCAAAGGCGGCGAGGAGGAGGATGGCGACGAGGTCCTCGACGATGAGGACCGCGAGGACCAGCTCGCGGACGCGGCCACCGATGCGAAGCTCGCTGAAGGCCTTGGCGATGATGGTGGTGCTGGACATCGCCATCATCGCGCCGGCGAACAGCGCCTCGCGCGACGTCCACCCGAACATCTGCGCGCTCAGATCGCCGAGGATGATCTGGACGCTGATCTCGACGACGGCGACGACGGCGGCTGCCGCGCCGACCCGCAGCAGCTTCTTCAGCGTGAACTCGAGCCCGATGCCGAAGAGCAGCAGGATGACGCCGAGCTCGGAAAGTCCCTCGATGGTCTCGCTGTCGGCCACCAG includes:
- a CDS encoding NAD-dependent epimerase/dehydratase family protein; this translates as MSYRQSYDGKRVLVTGGGGSIGTNLVRALVKEGARMVIILDDFSAAYEWNIPSQAGVMLVRGSVADDVALKRVFNESVDLVFHLAAFFANQNSVDYPERDLMVNGMGTLKVLEYSRLARVPRLVYASSGCSIYGHEAPLPLREDYMSMHLTTPYQITKMLGELYANFFSHHYDMKIVKTRFFNSYGPGEVPGQYRNVIPNFIYWAMMGKPLQITGNPDATRDFCYVGDLVDGLLRAGYFDAAAGQEFNLASEREIRIGTLAEMINEATGNKAGVEIVAKRKWDTKNRLLASVDRARNLVGYEPSTRFEDGLQQTIRWFRDNWENIRQCASFGPGVSSAVRSVVGR
- a CDS encoding UDP-N-acetylglucosamine 2-epimerase (non-hydrolyzing); the protein is MVVFGTRPEAIKLAPVVKALEGEPDRFAVVSCVTGQHREMLDEMIRAFELRPQIDLGLMKPGQTLPDLTARAITRISEVLAEVRPDFTIVQGDTTTAMTAALASFYARVPVGHVEAGLRTADRFNPFPEEINRRIVGTVADVHFAPTLSAARALLNEGVAARDVLVTGNTVIDALLMAAARAPANEPRFGHRPRYILVTAHRRESFGMPIRRVCEALRRIAARHPDLAVVYPVHPNPEIRGPVRELLGHAEGIHLLEPLGYLDFVTHLRGAHFVVTDSGGVQEEAPALGKPVLVVRDTTERPEAVEAGVARLVGTSVHRIVGAVDELLTRPGVYAGMARATNPFGDGHASARIVNALKARLFEHALHPRELEVSP
- a CDS encoding glycosyltransferase family 4 protein, which produces MNVLVLTTTFPPEVRSAALLMWELAESLVGRGHRVTVITAPPEGSHGRRIGPLQLPYVEERSGVRVIRIPTLAIHRTHAPALFRGLGQILNALAYLIAALWVKNVDVSLAYSPPLALGIVGAVLHRVKGIPHVLNVQDLVPQYAIDLGILKNRTLIRMLKWIEKTVYRNVQQITVHSRGNAEYMGREGVPAAKVAVVPNWVDTRLIQPKSRETRYREKAGLQGKFVVLFAGMLGFAQDLDTVVEAGTFLRAHPDIVVLIVGEGVEKGRLREKARRLGLDNIRFMPAVSSGEYPEVVASADLCLATLQKSLLCPVVPSKLLGYMAAGRPIVASFPDGGDAPRVVRDASCGVCVPPGEPEQLAMAIIDASMSPEKGRVRGQNGRRFVETHHDRDVVMALYESILEQLLDIADEPALPAERHLEKTAPLG